Part of the Sarcophilus harrisii chromosome X, mSarHar1.11, whole genome shotgun sequence genome is shown below.
gttggtgcCAAACTACTTTCTAGTTTCTCCAGCAATTTTTATTAGTGAGTTCTTGTTCCAAAAGCGAGGAACTTTGGGCTTATCAGTGGTAACTAACTGCTGTgtattatgtatctaatctatcccactgatccactactctatttcttagttagGACCCAATTGTTTTCATGATTGATACTTTGAAATCTGGTACCTCACCTTCTCTGCCAGgtgaatttgattatttttttcctaacgATGAAATGATTCTTTGGTAGTTTGTCACTGAATAGGTAAACTAATCTATGTTATATATTGACTCAACTTACCATGAGcagtatttctccaattgtttagatctgtttttatttctatattttgtaattgtgttcacataatccctgaatttgtcttggcaggtagactcccaagtatctTATATTGTCTGTAGTTATtccattttgctttattttatttttattttccaactgGGGAAACCATATGTAACCGGACATGTAGAAAcgtttttttaaagatatttcctcATCAATCATGTCGAGAGAGAAAAGTCAGGGgggaaaagtgaacatagcatgcgTTGACTTACAttgtcttcataattctctctgtAACTGGACGATCTTTTTCATCCAGAGTTTCTTGGGGttaccttggatcattgaactgttGAGAAGcaagtctgtcatagttaatcatcatacaattttgctgtttccccagttctgcttgtttccctcagcattaatttatgtaaatctttccagatctttctaaaactagcctgttcatcattcttttgatctggtttttcatagcatagtattccattactttcatatatcagggagttattttaaatggaattccttttTATGTTCCTGCTAAGTTTTGATGGTGATAcagagaaatgctgatgatttatgggtttatttttatatcttacaactttgctaaagtggtTGTGACcaattttttaattgtaatatgtttgattacataaaaatcttacatattatctacaaagaacgatagttttgtttcctcattgtccaATCTTATTTCTTCAGTCAAGAGTCTTATTGCTATACtttgcatttctaatacaacattgaatagtaGTGATGACGTATATCCTTGGTTCCCCTCAGATCTTATCAGGAAGGTTCCAGTTTGTCTTCATTATAAATAGGGCTTGCTCTTCATTTTAGATAATTCATTCTTAcgttttctagtgttttaataagaatgggtatttttttggtcaaagctttttctgcatcttttcaGATgacagaatttttgtttttgttgataagtcaattatatatatatatacatacatcatacatctttgctaatattgaaccagtcctgcattcctagtataaatcccacctgcTCATTGAGTGTGATCTTTgagatatattgctgtaatctccttgctagtcttttacttaaaatatttgcAGCAACATTCAGTAGGGAAACTGGTCTATCGTTTTGATTTTGCTCTCCCTGGTTTAGGTttcaaaaccatatttgtgtcatagaagaaatttagtaGGATTCATTCTTCacctacttcttttttattttatttttattaaagctctttattttcaaaacacatggcctacttttcaaatagtttatacagtatTGGCATTGGGAGCGGGTCTAAATATTTGATAGAACTCACTTCTAAATCTATCTGCTCAATTGTTACCTCTTCCAAGAGGCCTTCCCTgatttcctccctccatctcccacTTGGTAAAGTTTGCTTATTTGTAACTGTGCTGTATCCTCCCAGTAGAATACAATTTCCTTTGGGGCAGGGATTGTGTCACTTTTCAATTCATATCTTCAgcacttggcatatagtaggcacttaatgcttgTAGACCGAAAGGTCATTTCCCACTCCTTTAGGGATCGGGGGTTCCTGAACTCTGTCCTGAGGCCAGCAGGCAAAACAGAATCTTTCCTGACAATATATTTGACTCTGAAGGGCCCAAGGAAACAGGCCATCTATAGATTCTGATCTCATAGGAGTTGACCCGGGTACCGTCCAACATGGTCTTCCATGACCTCTGAGTGGATAGGCCTGTGGAGGCAGATACAAGTCTGTGCGCCACAGAAATGCTCAGACCACTGTGCAGCGAGCAGGCTATTAACTGATATCCCTCATATAACCAGGTGGCACTGTGCTGCCCGAGGGGGATGGAATGGGCAAGCATAGACAGCATCAGTTTCAGGTGCCTGACGTGGACCATACGTGGCTATCGTATGTAGCATTAGTCTAGCTCTGTTTGCGATCTGTATTTTTGGTTTTCTGTATGCACCTGCTTGATGAGTCTCAAATAAACTATGTGTCATTTACATGAAAAAGGCCAGAAAGAGGTAGAAGAGTCATTCTGCTCACCCAATAGCTTCTGAATCTTAGTGTGAACTGCAGGGAGAAACAGGGGGACTGAGCTCTTTGGATTTATGGCAGAAGTGTTTAGTGTGGAGGCTACCAGTCTCCAGCATTCAAGCAGTGAAGATCCCGGCCAGTGGTTGGCCTTGTTTGAAGCCATATAAAGACTTACCGTGGCTTCCTGAAGCCAATCTCCATTTTTGCTTATCTGACCCGGGGTCCTCTCACTGACAAAGAACTTGGGTCTGGGGGCCCAGGGCTCTTTCCTGGCTTATCAGATGAGGTAGTGCTTGCCAAGTCCAAATTCTACGTTTATTTCCCCTCAGAGGGACATTTCCTGAAGGTGAAACTGTTCCTACTCCCTTCCCAGGGGCCCCGCTGGCTCCCGGAAGGCTCTCTGGGTATCTGCTTACTTTGTGTATGAAGCAGCCCCAGGCATCAACTAGGAATTCTGTTTATTAAAGGTCATtctaaattaactacaaagaattGCATATATCTTTAATTCGACATCTAAAAAGAAGTCATGAGGCCGGAAGACATGGATGTGGGGTTGCTGCGGAGCTCTTGCAACCACCCCGGAGTCACACCACTCTGCTAGACCAAGTAGCACAGGCTGAGAGAGGGCAATGGGCTCTGGGAACCAGGGCAGAGAGTGGGCGAGGGGGGGCTGTTGGCACGCCTAAAGCAAAAGCCAAAGGCATGAAGGAAACGATtcggggagaaggggggaaaggagaagagagccCTGGATGCGTTAGGGGTCCAGCCTGGCCAGACCAGGGTCTATGTGTATATGGTGTGGGAGGGAGGGGATAGGACTGACTGAAGGAAGCATCCCCTCCCACAGGGGTCTCACTATCCCACCACCTGTTACATTCAGTTTCCCAGAGAGCTGGAATGATGTGGAAAAAGTGCAAGAAAGGATTCCTGGAAGGAGTAAGGCACTGGGGGAAGGGGCCCCTGAGAGCTCTGTGAATGCTCGGGGGGGAGCAGGAGCCAGGTCGGCCTCCATTCCCATCCTCTCACCCCTCAGTCAGGTGGCTTTTTCCAGGAGTCATTCAATCCAGGGAAGGGCTGAACAGATTGCCCCCTTGGGCAATTCAGCAGGCCGGGTCTGCCGTGAGGTAAGGAAGGAGGTAGAGGCAGCACAACAGCTCACTGGGGGCCTACTGTCCGTTGGGGGATGCAGCCTTCAAGCTCCAGTGCCTCTGGCCAGCCCTCGTACTTGTTGGTGTTCTTGCTGTTCTTCATGTGCTGTGGGGTAGccatgaggaaaggaaatgatggAGAAGGAAGGGGCAGGAGGCCCTGCTGCCAGGGGGCCACTCGGCAGGCGAGTGCACGTGGCGGGGTTCTCTCCCAAGGCAACCCAACTTGGACTGTCATTGCTACTTAGCAGAGGGAACTTACCTTGACTTCCTCTGaacccatttcctcctctagaaaGTGGCCTTCACTTTGGCCTACTTTCTAGGGGAGCTCAGGagtaggggaagagaaaaaggagggggaatccATTCCCTTGGCCCCCCGGCCTAAAGGATAAACAAAGTGGAAGATAGCATTATCCCCCTTTCCCCGCCTAGGGTTATTCTGGGGGAGGACCCTACAGACCTGCTCAAAGGGGCTCTTGTCCTGAACTCCTTTGGCACCAACAAACACCCAGCTGTCTCGGAAGGCCAGTTCCTTAGCGTTTGTGCTGCCTAGCTCACTGAAGATTTTCCTGGTTTCATCGTTCATCCTGcagcagacagagaaagaaatctggggagggggtggggtggagatgGAGAACCAGGCTgcaaggagggaagaggggatgGAGAGGCGGAATCAAGAGTGTGGATCAGAGGCTTCTTACTTGGTGGCTGGGTCATCATAGGAAGCCACAAATACCAGCGTCCCCTCATGGAGTGGCCGGATGAACTTCAGCAAATCATTGACATCTAGGGAGAGAGGAGAGCGGATCCCCGTGAGGTAACGTCTGAGCTCTAGCTCAGAGACTCTGGAGGCCATCCAGAGGAGCCCCCTACTCTCCAGTAGGGATAGTGAAGGGAGTGCTGTTTGGAGAGTTGGTGGAATGAAGTCAAGAGCAGAGCAGGTGACAAATGGGCCCCCGGCCACTTCTCGGTGCTCCTACTCTCTGGAAGCTCCCTTAGGGGAACCTTTTCACCAGAGGGACATGACTGCTGGCTCCCCTCTGCTCTCCCGTCCCACTGTTCTGCATGTGCACCAGGATAGTATCTGCTCTCCCGTCCCACTATTCTGCACATGCACCAAGATAGTAGCTGCTCTCCCATCCCACTGTTCTGCACGTGCACCAGGATAGTAGAGACACGAGCCCCATATACACACAAGGCAATCAGCGCAGCACTTCCATGGTAGCAGAGAACCAGAAACGATGAGACCACTCATCACCTGGGCGATGGCTGACCACACTGTGGTACCTGAATGCGATGGCTCATTCAGCAGCGAGACGACTGTTCTGAGACTTGTCTGAGCTCAGAGAGCAAAGTGTGCACGGCCAAAAGAATGCCCCATTACCAGAGGAATGGATCAAAGATCTCAGAAACCCGAGCTCTAAGCAACTGAAAAACCCACTGATGTTTCCGGAGGATATGCAGTGACACTCGTGCCCCTTTTTCTTTGCAGATGGGGGCAATTCCTGCAGAATACTGTCTACACTGGCAGATGACCGTCACTGAGTGTCTTTGATTAACTGCTTTTCTGTGTCACAAAACAAGGGAGGATTTAATCgcagaaagggggagaggggactTTTCTAGAAACGACtgtgacaaaaacaaacaaaatgtacCTGCAAcaatgtaccttttttttttgggggggggggggggggggagcaggcaattgcggttaagtgacttgcccaggatcacacagttagtgttaagtatctgaggccacatttgaactcaggtcctcctgacctcagggccgATGCTCTCAGAATGTCCTTTCAAGAAGTGGCTGTCATTATGCCAGAGGGAtccaaaaggaaagagagagccAGAGTGGGGTGATCTTCCCTTCAACCCACCTGGAGCTCCTAAGGGAAGGACAGGCAGAGCTATGGAAGTGAGGGCTGGGAAGAACCCAGGGCTGGCCTCACTTGCTCGGGTCTCACTCACCTCCAGCCCACATGTCAAAGGATCTGGCCTCAAGGAGCTCCCCATTCACTCCTGCAATGGGAAGGTGGCAGGGTTAGGGCCGAGGACACCCCTGAGGGTGgccacacacatgcacacatccTTACCTCCCCCAAGGGGAAGCAGTCTGGGGCCAAAGAGCTTGCAAAGGGTTGCCAGCTGCTCAGAAGACTCAGAGCTAGTAAACCTTCAGAAAATGGGCCCCAGATTTTAGGCCCGTCCCCAGAGGGCTCAGCAGCAAACATTTGGGAGAATGTTTACTGTGGATACTGGAGGAGAATGGGAAGGAAGCCCCCGGATTGACAAAAACAGTGGGCAGAGCTGTCTTGGAAAACCACATCCAATGCAGCTAAGGAAGAGCTGGGGGTATGCAACTGAAGCTGGCATGGGCCACATTTGGCCCCCATGGGGGAACAGCCCCTGAAGAAGATCCTAAAACCTTTCCCCTGCCCCGGCCTAGACAATTTAGATAATCTCTTTTCTTCCGAGGcaggttcttttctttcctgaagGCTGAACTCCAAAGTCACCGCCTCCACGAAGCCATCTCTGAGGGATGGCCTTGGCACTCGAGAGCTTTCCTACTCTTGGAGTCGACCGGCTCACAGATCCCATTCTGTCTTACAGCCAAGGGCATTTACATCCAAGGCCACTCCCAGCCTGGGAGGAAGCTGGGAGAAACCTCCCCGTCTCAACACGGACAAGCTTTGAGACCTAACCCCAGCTGGCACTTCAATCCAACCCGATTCCTCTACTTTGTGTGGACTGGGGGGCCAGTCTCTGCCCTCTCCTAATGGCACTTGGTCtaagagagaatgaataaaatcaggattttccttgttttttgcaCCTGCCTGACTaggagtttcttgagggcaggacagtgcttttgcctttcttggtatcccTAGCTTAGCTGGCATACAGTAGGGGCTTAATCAATGCTGAGTGTCTGAACTATGTCAGTGgcagggaagagaaatgagaccCTGATTTCTTCATGGGATTCAAGAACCACCAGCAGGCTAAGAGCTAGTTGGAAAGATAAGGAGGCGGCAAGGTCACCTCCCAGGGTCCTGCCAGATTCAGAACCTTGGGCGGTTGGGAGGGGCTGTTCAGAAGCTCTCCCCCAGCCAACTCGGTCCCAGTTCTCACCACTGGAAGGATTTGTCAAAACCAGCCCTGACCCTCGGTCCAGGCTTTTGGCTGACGCCACATCAGGGCCCATTTGCTGGTTTACTCTGTGATCAGCAGGCTTTGAAGAGCCCCATCCTCATTTCTTAGGAATCAAGGAGAGGGCTGTCCCAGGCCAGCAAGGAAAAAGAGGCACAAGGACAAGGCGAGCCATGAGAGGGGAGCTTTGAGATGAagatggagaggaaaaggagaagtccCAGAGAGAAGCTTGGGAGCCACAGTCCCCAAAGGGGAAGGATTAGCACAGCAAAGACCTGGAAGTCACGTGGACTATAGAAATCCCAAAGGTGGAATCTAATTTGTTCTGGATTTTAACCAGAGCCTGTCGAACAGCCAATGTCTTATTGGGCCAGAGCACCGGAAGGGTAACTGAGGGCCCGGCAGAGAAGAAGCCAGAGAAGTCGGATACCAACATCATCAGAACCGTCCTGGAAGAGTGCGAGAGCTGGAGAGGTCTGCGAGGGTCGGAGGCGACAGCCCAAGTGAGCCGCAGGAAGTCGCGTTTGGGGGAAGCGAGGGCATGCCATCGACACAGGAGAATAAGGAGAGCGAACTATTTGGGGGCTGTCCCCCTTCCACGGAGGATTGGCGGGGAGAGACACAActccttcctcattctctttctagGTCCATGTACAGGATCTGTTCCCAGAGCCCGCCAAGTCCAGAATGGGGTGGGCTCCGGACTCACCATTCACCAGGGCAATGTTCAGCCCACGTCCGACATTGTCCTTTACACTGCTCATTAGCCTGGGAAACAGAAGGGTCACACCTGTGATGGGAGAATAGGGGGGAGAGAAAACCTATTCCTCTTTCCGCCCCTTGGCTCTTCCCACGATGGGCACCATTGTCCCGTCCATCACTccatcccctccttcccaccatccCGGTGActtgaacctcaattttctcacatcttatCCTCGAGGCAGATCTTGGGTCCAATGACATTGGCAGCCCCGCTGACCACACGGAAGGCCAAGTGCTGTTCGGGACATGGCTGGGGCAGGCCACACTTATACTTCCTGGCCCGGGGCTCTGGGCAGAGACAGTGGGGCAGTATGGTCAACTTACAGGGCTCGGGGGCAAGGAACAGAACTGTCTACTCAGCTGCCCCGGCCTCAGAGACCTCAAAAGGGCCAGGATCCGTGGCAGGATGCTTGCAGCACCAGGAGCAGGAAAGCAGAGGGGTCGGGGAAGAGAGAGTGCCAGCGAAAAAAAGACCCCAAACACAGGAAGGACCCGGAGTGGGGAGGCAGCAGGCAGGCCGGGAGACTAGGGGGACgagaaagaaaggtagaaaagggaatggtggggaaggggaaggggccGAGCCCAGGCAGGGCACTGAAAGGGTGCCAAGTGGTCCCTGCCCGAAGCCCTCTGCCCCTTGGAAGCTGGCCTGCTCCTTCTGCTGAGGTGAGCAGAGCTGGATGAAGGAGCCTCCCCCACCCCTGCCCTCTGCCCCCACCCCTGGCTGGGTTTGTTGGAGGAGATCGAAGCTCTCTCTGTGCCCCATCAAACTCACGCAGACACACTCACTCTCACGCCTGGCAGGGCGGCTGGCCTCGGGGCTGGGCTGGACTGACCACAGGGAGAAGGCCCTTTCTGCTACTGACAGGAGAAGAGAAacagggagggggggggaggagggacagCAACAGAGAGGACAGGATGGGACAGTCTGTGAAACGCTTGGGAGAGCGCCCAAGGCAAGTAACGAGTGGCAGCAGAGAAGCGGGTGATAGAGCGGTGGGGGCCACAGGGCACAAGCGGAAAAGGGTGGGCCACAAGGAGGCCACCACGGTGCACAACCAGCCCAGGGCAGAGACGGAAGGCGGAAGAATGGCCGTGGGCTCCCAGGACACCTTTCAGGTTTGCCCTCGATGCCTCTGGGCCCCTTCCCCCCCAAGAGAAATCAAAGGGCCCGATGCCCCACTAGGGAtgcaagagaaaaagagaatcatgGGATCTCAGGCCAGCACCCTCAAAAGACCAATCGGGAGCACCCCAGGGGC
Proteins encoded:
- the FAM3A gene encoding protein FAM3A isoform X4 — encoded protein: MRVAGPLRIVVLILTAGLTWIMGSILLGTHGSSFSRLQQLFSRPENAVTTEPRARKYKCGLPQPCPEQHLAFRVVSGAANVIGPKICLEDKMLMSSVKDNVGRGLNIALVNGVNGELLEARSFDMWAGDVNDLLKFIRPLHEGTLVFVASYDDPATKMNDETRKIFSELGSTNAKELAFRDSWVFVGAKGVQDKSPFEQHMKNSKNTNKYEGWPEALELEGCIPQRTVGPQ
- the FAM3A gene encoding protein FAM3A isoform X2 produces the protein MRVAGPLRIVVLILTAGLTWIMGSILLGTHGSSFSRLQQLFSRPENAVTTAERAFSLWSVQPSPEASRPARREKPRARKYKCGLPQPCPEQHLAFRVVSGAANVIGPKICLEDKMLMSSVKDNVGRGLNIALVNGVNGELLEARSFDMWAGDVNDLLKFIRPLHEGTLVFVASYDDPATKMNDETRKIFSELGSTNAKELAFRDSWVFVGAKGVQDKSPFEQHMKNSKNTNKYEGWPEALELEGCIPQRTVGPQ
- the FAM3A gene encoding protein FAM3A isoform X3, which produces MGSILLGTHGSSFSRLQQLFSRPENAVTTVAERAFSLWSVQPSPEASRPARREKPRARKYKCGLPQPCPEQHLAFRVVSGAANVIGPKICLEDKMLMSSVKDNVGRGLNIALVNGVNGELLEARSFDMWAGDVNDLLKFIRPLHEGTLVFVASYDDPATKMNDETRKIFSELGSTNAKELAFRDSWVFVGAKGVQDKSPFEQHMKNSKNTNKYEGWPEALELEGCIPQRTVGPQ
- the FAM3A gene encoding protein FAM3A isoform X1, whose product is MRVAGPLRIVVLILTAGLTWIMGSILLGTHGSSFSRLQQLFSRPENAVTTVAERAFSLWSVQPSPEASRPARREKPRARKYKCGLPQPCPEQHLAFRVVSGAANVIGPKICLEDKMLMSSVKDNVGRGLNIALVNGVNGELLEARSFDMWAGDVNDLLKFIRPLHEGTLVFVASYDDPATKMNDETRKIFSELGSTNAKELAFRDSWVFVGAKGVQDKSPFEQHMKNSKNTNKYEGWPEALELEGCIPQRTVGPQ